Proteins co-encoded in one Sebastes umbrosus isolate fSebUmb1 chromosome 20, fSebUmb1.pri, whole genome shotgun sequence genomic window:
- the phkg2 gene encoding phosphorylase b kinase gamma catalytic chain, liver/testis isoform, whose amino-acid sequence MTKDIVVGDELPDWVGAKEFYQKYDPKEVIGRGVSSVVRRCVHRHTGQELAVKVIEITAEKMTIQQLEEVKTSTLKEIQVLNMVKGHSSIITLIDSYESTTFIFLVFDLMRRGELFDYLTEKVTLNEKETRYMMRALLEAVQYLHSLNIVHRDLKPENVLLCDQGNIKLSDFGFSVQLQPGEKLRELCGTPGYLAPEILKCSMDEMHPGYGQEVDLWACGVILFTLLAGSPPFWHRKQMLMLRMIMEGRYKFSSPEWDDRSDTVKDLISRLLVTDTAVRLTAEQALAHPFFRQYQKEDVRLFSPRKTFRVLIISVLACIRMYSRYRRARPLTREVLARDPYSLRGVRKLIDGCAFRIYGHWVKKGEQQNRAALFQNTAKIMLLDLEDFET is encoded by the exons ATGACCAAAGACATTGTTGTTGGAGATGAATTACCTGACTGGGTGGGGGCCAAGGAGTTTTACCAGAAATATGACCCTAAAGAGGTGATTGGCAG GGGTGTGAGCAGTGTGGTGCGCAGGTGTGTGCACAGACACACGGGTCAGGAGTTGGCAGTGAAGGTTATTGAGATCACAGCGGAGAAGATGACAAtccagcagctggaggaggtgaAAACCTCCACGCTGAAGGAGATCCAAGTCCTCAACATGGTGAAGGGACACTCCTCAATCA TCACTCTCATTGATTCCTATGAGTCCACAACCTTCATATTTTTGGTGTTTGACCT CATGAGGCGGGGAGAGCTGTTTGACTACCTCACAGAAAAAGTTACTCTGAATGAGAAGGAAACCAG GTACATGATGCGAGCTCTGCTGGAGGCCGTGCAGTACCTCCACTCCCTCAACATCGTCCACCGGGACTTAAAACCGGAGAACGTTCTCCTGTGTGATCAGGGAAACATCAAACTGTCCGACTTTGGTTTCTCAGTGCAGCTACAACCTGGAGAGAAGCTTAGAG AGCTTTGTGGGACGCCTGGTTATTTGGCCCCAGAAATACTGAAATGTTCAATGGATGAAATGCACCCAGGCTACGGCCAAGAGGTCGATct CTGGGCGTGTGGCGTGATCCTTTTCACCTTACTGGCCGGCTCGCCACCGTTCTGGCATCGCAAGCAGATGCTGATGCTGAGGATGATCATGGAGGGTCGCTATAAGTTCAGCTCCCCAGAGTGGGATGACAGGTCTGACACCGTGAAAGATCTG ATATCCAGACTGCTGGTGACGGACACAGCTGTCCGTCTCACCGCTGAGCAAGCTTTAGCGCACCCCTTCTTCAGACAGTACCAGAAGGAGGACGTGCGACTCTTCAGTCCCAGAAAGACATTTAGG GTGTTGATCATCAGCGTGCTGGCCTGCATCAGGATGTACAGCCGTTACCGCAGGGCTCGGCCGCTGACCCGGGAGGTGCTGGCCAGAGATCCTTACTCCCTCCGCGGTGTCCGCAAACTCATCGACGGCTGCGCCTTCCGCATCTACGGGCACTGGGTGAAGAAAGGCGAGCAGCAGAACCGAGCCGCCCTCTTTCAGAACACAGCTAAAATCATGCTGCTGGACCTAGAGGACTTTGAAACATAA
- the ccdc189 gene encoding coiled-coil domain-containing protein 189 isoform X1, producing MDTKTTVPQALKAKLMLWTDVSYHDMEEIDRMQSIPDLESALCSVFEVELPEPRRGVLLELYIQAVLFCRECNFKKEQTSALLSIIKSIHEVNIETPLNDIEQCFKYCKELLLCHSVRRPPFSINLFSSEEVDRVLKYIYNSYMRHYKLYKYIFTPQFKLDLSLTYSGMPDQDDPNMEDSSAPDVMTSGEPETETDSSPQTQEASIDEEPEGAALDSKSELKALIEKEVREQMTLVSGQLDQRMKDIENQHNSPPNSRRSSHKAKKNNG from the exons atggataCGAAAACAACG GTGCCACAGGCCCTAAAAGCTAAATTGATGCTTTG gacaGATGTAAGCTAccatgacatggaggagattgACAGAATGCAGTCCATTCCTGATCTGGAGAG CGCTTTATGCAGTGTGTTCGAAGTCGAACTTCCTGAACCGAGAAGAGGAGTCCTGCTGGAGCTGTATATCCAGGCTGTGCTTTTTTGCAGAGAGTGCAACTTTAAAAAAGAGCAAACTTCGGCTCTCTTGTCCATCATCAAGTCCATCCATGAGGTTAACATAG AAACGCCACTCAACGACATAGAACAGTGTTTCAAATACTGCAAGGAGCTACTTCTCTGTCACTCAGTCAGG CGACCCCCCTTTAGCATCAACCTCTTCAGCTCTGAGGAGGTGGACCGCGTCTTAAAGTACATCTATAACAGCTACATGAGACACTACAAACTCTACAAATATATTTTCACTCCACAG tttAAACTTGATTTGTCTTTGACTTACTCTGGAATGCCAGACCAGGATGATCCTAACATGGAGGATTCTTCTGCTCCAG ATGTGATGACATCTGGTGAaccagaaacagagacagacagctcTCCTCAAACACAGGAAGCATCCATCGACGAAGAGCCAGAGGGGGCCGCACTCG ATTCAAAATCAGAACTGAAGGCACTGATCGAGAAAGAGGTCAGAGAGCAGATGACGCTCGTGTCTGGACAACTAGATCAGCGAATGAAAGACATTGAAAATCAGCACAACAGCCCACCAAATTCTCGACGGTCCAGCCACAAggccaaaaaaaataatggatga
- the ccdc189 gene encoding coiled-coil domain-containing protein 189 isoform X2 — protein sequence MEEIDRMQSIPDLESALCSVFEVELPEPRRGVLLELYIQAVLFCRECNFKKEQTSALLSIIKSIHEVNIETPLNDIEQCFKYCKELLLCHSVRRPPFSINLFSSEEVDRVLKYIYNSYMRHYKLYKYIFTPQFKLDLSLTYSGMPDQDDPNMEDSSAPDVMTSGEPETETDSSPQTQEASIDEEPEGAALDSKSELKALIEKEVREQMTLVSGQLDQRMKDIENQHNSPPNSRRSSHKAKKNNG from the exons atggaggagattgACAGAATGCAGTCCATTCCTGATCTGGAGAG CGCTTTATGCAGTGTGTTCGAAGTCGAACTTCCTGAACCGAGAAGAGGAGTCCTGCTGGAGCTGTATATCCAGGCTGTGCTTTTTTGCAGAGAGTGCAACTTTAAAAAAGAGCAAACTTCGGCTCTCTTGTCCATCATCAAGTCCATCCATGAGGTTAACATAG AAACGCCACTCAACGACATAGAACAGTGTTTCAAATACTGCAAGGAGCTACTTCTCTGTCACTCAGTCAGG CGACCCCCCTTTAGCATCAACCTCTTCAGCTCTGAGGAGGTGGACCGCGTCTTAAAGTACATCTATAACAGCTACATGAGACACTACAAACTCTACAAATATATTTTCACTCCACAG tttAAACTTGATTTGTCTTTGACTTACTCTGGAATGCCAGACCAGGATGATCCTAACATGGAGGATTCTTCTGCTCCAG ATGTGATGACATCTGGTGAaccagaaacagagacagacagctcTCCTCAAACACAGGAAGCATCCATCGACGAAGAGCCAGAGGGGGCCGCACTCG ATTCAAAATCAGAACTGAAGGCACTGATCGAGAAAGAGGTCAGAGAGCAGATGACGCTCGTGTCTGGACAACTAGATCAGCGAATGAAAGACATTGAAAATCAGCACAACAGCCCACCAAATTCTCGACGGTCCAGCCACAAggccaaaaaaaataatggatga
- the si:dkey-220f10.4 gene encoding tubby protein homolog isoform X3: MFFSGGVLYYFNGPCQVMCSVTRGYRVLDMEDPDIRQQKLDNQRTLLIKKQQKKRADSQMVVANRDARQKKGKHKTSRSDETPLLISQSLSSASLSGDQVEHAHDNPLDEITLGEASMTLDEMPSENHATPRKMNFELDEEPEAMWEVENDAQAGGKKTKKKEVKKEKDQQMEQSDDKEKKEKKTKKKGKEKESESPQMTNKTTKQERKKKHLQEGSTQETESMEEGASPKNNDDESDDEEEDGSQRPVPQSPKKKKKLDTSRCQISDDSKDEEIQEKEKKEKKEKKTKKAEKTTPSLASLNSNYRENSSSDSESNERSTSPMSVEDLEKFACRPAPRDVTIQCRVTRDRRGMEKGIYPTYYLHMEKEDGKRVFLMAGRKRKKCKTSNYLISTDPTNLSRDTNCYIGKLRSNVLGTKFTVYDGGENPEKKPFIKECESVRQELAAICYETNVLGFKGPRKMTVVIPGMMENDERVSIRPKNV, encoded by the exons atgtttttttcagggggtgttttatattattttaacgGGCCCTGTCAGGTGATGTGTAGTGTGACGAGAGGCTACAGAGTTTTAG ACATGGAGGACCCTGATATACGACAACAGAAGCTGGACAACCAG CGAACCCTTCTGataaaaaagcagcaaaagaaGAGGGCTGATTCTCAAATGGTGGTAGCCAATCGGGACGCTCGCCAAAAGAAAGGAAAGCACAAAACCTCCCGCTCTGACGAAACACCTCTGTTGATCAGCCAATCCCTGAGCAGCGCTTCCCTGAGTG GAGATCAAGTCGAACATGCCCATGATAACCCATTGGATGAGATCACATTAGGTGAAGCAAGCATGACGTTAGATGAGATGCCTTCAGAGAATCACGCCACTCCCAGGAAAATGAACTTTGAGCTTGACGAAGAGCCTGAGGCGATGTGGGAAGTGGAGAACGATGCTCAGGCGGGggggaaaaagacaaagaagaaagaagtgaaaaaagaaaaagaccaaC AGATGGAACAGAGCGATGAcaaggagaaaaaggagaaaaaaacaaagaagaaaggCAAAGAGAAAGAATCTGAATCCCCACAGATGACAAACAAGACGACCAAACAAGAGCGTAAAA AGAAGCACTTGCAGGAGGGTTCAACCCAGGAGACAGAGTCAATGGAAGAGGGGGCAAGTCCAAAGAATAACGATGATGAAAGCGACGATGAAGAGGAAGATGGGTCCCAGAGGCCTGTCCCTCAGTCGcctaagaagaagaaaaaactcgACACAT CCAGGTGCCAAATAAGTGATGACAGTAAAGACGAGGAAATCcaggaaaaggagaaaaaggagaaaaaggagaaaaagacgAAGAAAGCAGAGAAAACTACGCCGAGTCTCGCTTCCCTTAACTCCAACTACAGGGAGAATTCATCCTCAGACAGTGAATCTAATGAAAGA TCAACATCTCCAATGTCAGTGGAGGACCTTGAGAAGTTTGCTTGTCGTCCAGCCCCCAGAGATGTGACGATCCAGTGTAGGGTCACCAGGGATAGGAGAGGCATGGAGAAGGGCATTTACCCGACTTACTACCTCCACATGGAGAAGGAGGACGGCAAGAGG GTGTTTCTGATGGCAGGCAGAAAAAGGAAGAAGTGCAAAACATCCAACTATCTCATCTCCACCGACCCGACGAATCTGTCCAGAGATACAAACTGCTACATTGGAAAACTAAG GTCCAACGTTCTGGGTACAAAGTTCACCGTCTATGATGGAGGTGAAAACCCGGAGAAAAAGCCCTTCATCAAAGAGTGCGAATCAGTGCGGCAAGAGCTCGCAGCAATTTGCTAT GAGACCAACGTGCTGGGATTTAAGGGTCCCAGGAAGATGACGGTGGTCATCCCCGGCATGATGGAGAACGATGAAAGAGTGTCCATTCGTCCAAAAAatgtat GA
- the si:dkey-220f10.4 gene encoding tubby protein homolog isoform X1 — MFFSGGVLYYFNGPCQVMCSVTRGYRVLDMEDPDIRQQKLDNQRTLLIKKQQKKRADSQMVVANRDARQKKGKHKTSRSDETPLLISQSLSSASLSGDQVEHAHDNPLDEITLGEASMTLDEMPSENHATPRKMNFELDEEPEAMWEVENDAQAGGKKTKKKEVKKEKDQQMEQSDDKEKKEKKTKKKGKEKESESPQMTNKTTKQERKKKHLQEGSTQETESMEEGASPKNNDDESDDEEEDGSQRPVPQSPKKKKKLDTSRCQISDDSKDEEIQEKEKKEKKEKKTKKAEKTTPSLASLNSNYRENSSSDSESNERSTSPMSVEDLEKFACRPAPRDVTIQCRVTRDRRGMEKGIYPTYYLHMEKEDGKRVFLMAGRKRKKCKTSNYLISTDPTNLSRDTNCYIGKLRSNVLGTKFTVYDGGENPEKKPFIKECESVRQELAAICYETNVLGFKGPRKMTVVIPGMMENDERVSIRPKNELETLLVRHVNSNTDKLVTLVNKSPSWNEQTQSYVLNFHGRVTQASVKNFQIIHPDNEDYIVMQFGRVAEDVFSMDYSFPMCALQAFAITLSSFDGKLACE; from the exons atgtttttttcagggggtgttttatattattttaacgGGCCCTGTCAGGTGATGTGTAGTGTGACGAGAGGCTACAGAGTTTTAG ACATGGAGGACCCTGATATACGACAACAGAAGCTGGACAACCAG CGAACCCTTCTGataaaaaagcagcaaaagaaGAGGGCTGATTCTCAAATGGTGGTAGCCAATCGGGACGCTCGCCAAAAGAAAGGAAAGCACAAAACCTCCCGCTCTGACGAAACACCTCTGTTGATCAGCCAATCCCTGAGCAGCGCTTCCCTGAGTG GAGATCAAGTCGAACATGCCCATGATAACCCATTGGATGAGATCACATTAGGTGAAGCAAGCATGACGTTAGATGAGATGCCTTCAGAGAATCACGCCACTCCCAGGAAAATGAACTTTGAGCTTGACGAAGAGCCTGAGGCGATGTGGGAAGTGGAGAACGATGCTCAGGCGGGggggaaaaagacaaagaagaaagaagtgaaaaaagaaaaagaccaaC AGATGGAACAGAGCGATGAcaaggagaaaaaggagaaaaaaacaaagaagaaaggCAAAGAGAAAGAATCTGAATCCCCACAGATGACAAACAAGACGACCAAACAAGAGCGTAAAA AGAAGCACTTGCAGGAGGGTTCAACCCAGGAGACAGAGTCAATGGAAGAGGGGGCAAGTCCAAAGAATAACGATGATGAAAGCGACGATGAAGAGGAAGATGGGTCCCAGAGGCCTGTCCCTCAGTCGcctaagaagaagaaaaaactcgACACAT CCAGGTGCCAAATAAGTGATGACAGTAAAGACGAGGAAATCcaggaaaaggagaaaaaggagaaaaaggagaaaaagacgAAGAAAGCAGAGAAAACTACGCCGAGTCTCGCTTCCCTTAACTCCAACTACAGGGAGAATTCATCCTCAGACAGTGAATCTAATGAAAGA TCAACATCTCCAATGTCAGTGGAGGACCTTGAGAAGTTTGCTTGTCGTCCAGCCCCCAGAGATGTGACGATCCAGTGTAGGGTCACCAGGGATAGGAGAGGCATGGAGAAGGGCATTTACCCGACTTACTACCTCCACATGGAGAAGGAGGACGGCAAGAGG GTGTTTCTGATGGCAGGCAGAAAAAGGAAGAAGTGCAAAACATCCAACTATCTCATCTCCACCGACCCGACGAATCTGTCCAGAGATACAAACTGCTACATTGGAAAACTAAG GTCCAACGTTCTGGGTACAAAGTTCACCGTCTATGATGGAGGTGAAAACCCGGAGAAAAAGCCCTTCATCAAAGAGTGCGAATCAGTGCGGCAAGAGCTCGCAGCAATTTGCTAT GAGACCAACGTGCTGGGATTTAAGGGTCCCAGGAAGATGACGGTGGTCATCCCCGGCATGATGGAGAACGATGAAAGAGTGTCCATTCGTCCAAAAAat GAACTTGAGACCTTACTGGTCCGCCATGTGAACAGCAACACAGACAAACTGGTCACACTGGTGAACAAATCCCCGAGCTGGAACGAACAGACTCAGTCGTATGTGCTTAACTTCCACGGCCGTGTCACCCAGGCCTCCGTCAAAAACTTCCAGATCATCCACCCCGACAATG AGGATTACATCGTGATGCAGTTTGGCCGTGTAGCGGAGGATGTCTTCTCCATGGATTACAGTTTCCCCATGTGTGCCCTGCAGGCCTTTGCCATCACCCTGTCGTCATTTGATGGTAAACTGGCCTGTGAATGA
- the si:dkey-220f10.4 gene encoding tubby protein homolog isoform X2, with the protein MFFSGGVLYYFNGPCQVMCSVTRGYRVLDMEDPDIRQQKLDNQRTLLIKKQQKKRADSQMVVANRDARQKKGKHKTSRSDETPLLISQSLSSASLSDQVEHAHDNPLDEITLGEASMTLDEMPSENHATPRKMNFELDEEPEAMWEVENDAQAGGKKTKKKEVKKEKDQQMEQSDDKEKKEKKTKKKGKEKESESPQMTNKTTKQERKKKHLQEGSTQETESMEEGASPKNNDDESDDEEEDGSQRPVPQSPKKKKKLDTSRCQISDDSKDEEIQEKEKKEKKEKKTKKAEKTTPSLASLNSNYRENSSSDSESNERSTSPMSVEDLEKFACRPAPRDVTIQCRVTRDRRGMEKGIYPTYYLHMEKEDGKRVFLMAGRKRKKCKTSNYLISTDPTNLSRDTNCYIGKLRSNVLGTKFTVYDGGENPEKKPFIKECESVRQELAAICYETNVLGFKGPRKMTVVIPGMMENDERVSIRPKNELETLLVRHVNSNTDKLVTLVNKSPSWNEQTQSYVLNFHGRVTQASVKNFQIIHPDNEDYIVMQFGRVAEDVFSMDYSFPMCALQAFAITLSSFDGKLACE; encoded by the exons atgtttttttcagggggtgttttatattattttaacgGGCCCTGTCAGGTGATGTGTAGTGTGACGAGAGGCTACAGAGTTTTAG ACATGGAGGACCCTGATATACGACAACAGAAGCTGGACAACCAG CGAACCCTTCTGataaaaaagcagcaaaagaaGAGGGCTGATTCTCAAATGGTGGTAGCCAATCGGGACGCTCGCCAAAAGAAAGGAAAGCACAAAACCTCCCGCTCTGACGAAACACCTCTGTTGATCAGCCAATCCCTGAGCAGCGCTTCCCTGAGTG ATCAAGTCGAACATGCCCATGATAACCCATTGGATGAGATCACATTAGGTGAAGCAAGCATGACGTTAGATGAGATGCCTTCAGAGAATCACGCCACTCCCAGGAAAATGAACTTTGAGCTTGACGAAGAGCCTGAGGCGATGTGGGAAGTGGAGAACGATGCTCAGGCGGGggggaaaaagacaaagaagaaagaagtgaaaaaagaaaaagaccaaC AGATGGAACAGAGCGATGAcaaggagaaaaaggagaaaaaaacaaagaagaaaggCAAAGAGAAAGAATCTGAATCCCCACAGATGACAAACAAGACGACCAAACAAGAGCGTAAAA AGAAGCACTTGCAGGAGGGTTCAACCCAGGAGACAGAGTCAATGGAAGAGGGGGCAAGTCCAAAGAATAACGATGATGAAAGCGACGATGAAGAGGAAGATGGGTCCCAGAGGCCTGTCCCTCAGTCGcctaagaagaagaaaaaactcgACACAT CCAGGTGCCAAATAAGTGATGACAGTAAAGACGAGGAAATCcaggaaaaggagaaaaaggagaaaaaggagaaaaagacgAAGAAAGCAGAGAAAACTACGCCGAGTCTCGCTTCCCTTAACTCCAACTACAGGGAGAATTCATCCTCAGACAGTGAATCTAATGAAAGA TCAACATCTCCAATGTCAGTGGAGGACCTTGAGAAGTTTGCTTGTCGTCCAGCCCCCAGAGATGTGACGATCCAGTGTAGGGTCACCAGGGATAGGAGAGGCATGGAGAAGGGCATTTACCCGACTTACTACCTCCACATGGAGAAGGAGGACGGCAAGAGG GTGTTTCTGATGGCAGGCAGAAAAAGGAAGAAGTGCAAAACATCCAACTATCTCATCTCCACCGACCCGACGAATCTGTCCAGAGATACAAACTGCTACATTGGAAAACTAAG GTCCAACGTTCTGGGTACAAAGTTCACCGTCTATGATGGAGGTGAAAACCCGGAGAAAAAGCCCTTCATCAAAGAGTGCGAATCAGTGCGGCAAGAGCTCGCAGCAATTTGCTAT GAGACCAACGTGCTGGGATTTAAGGGTCCCAGGAAGATGACGGTGGTCATCCCCGGCATGATGGAGAACGATGAAAGAGTGTCCATTCGTCCAAAAAat GAACTTGAGACCTTACTGGTCCGCCATGTGAACAGCAACACAGACAAACTGGTCACACTGGTGAACAAATCCCCGAGCTGGAACGAACAGACTCAGTCGTATGTGCTTAACTTCCACGGCCGTGTCACCCAGGCCTCCGTCAAAAACTTCCAGATCATCCACCCCGACAATG AGGATTACATCGTGATGCAGTTTGGCCGTGTAGCGGAGGATGTCTTCTCCATGGATTACAGTTTCCCCATGTGTGCCCTGCAGGCCTTTGCCATCACCCTGTCGTCATTTGATGGTAAACTGGCCTGTGAATGA
- the LOC119478887 gene encoding interleukin-21 receptor, whose protein sequence is MSGPSGVMDRCSPPRLKLLIVFLLVSTNIVCLHGNPTTGVNHDLRCVNDLLFTINCSLNIAPSENGSDSNSSYWLIITRYGTDKYVCMLTNNNGDYYCSVKLPEDEDYKDTFSDALKISLCHDQNNGSESCEELVDKYEPDSNITPNAPCCLTVSHNSSQRHFTWESTYKEIVAFFDKTLQYQLQYYKRGDDPNVQSHIIHTTVINYSVDDEVFAPDTKYAARVRTGPDQVNYHGQWSDWSSEVHWETESAVNDPDRNTFVSGLAKVLISVCVSVPIALLVCYAPVKKWRQSAFIPTPAPYFHTLYSDCQGDFKSWVVPQENTADMLKAEEMLQIDTLTKCAVVEEEGQPQCRHHFMAGRSYSNITDPGCDDSLLGIPYAVCTMAPLSSPRSSLQSLTLSSQPGSPDEGDSGCWLERDPPWYCNEYCTLSGFQQCPVPAEHHGNQSTKPCPTGIIRVDAITEA, encoded by the exons ATGTCTGGACCGTCCGGTGTGATGGATCGTTGCTCTCCGCCGAGGCTGAAGCTGCTGATCGTGTTTCTGCTTGTGTCTACCAACATTGTCTGTCTGCACGGAAATCCTACCACAG GTGTGAACCATGACCTTCGCTGTGTGAACGACCTCCTGTTCACCATCAACTGCTCCCTGAACATCGCACCATCAGAAAACGGCTCAGACAGCAACAGCTCCTACTGGCTCATCATAACAAGATATGGAAC CGACAAGTATGTGTGTATGCTGACTAACAACAATGGGGATTACTACTGCTCCGTTAAACTGCCTGAGGACGAGGATTATAAAGACACCTTCTCGGATGCTTTGAAAATCTCGCTTTGTCACGACCAGAACAACGGGTCTGAAAGCTGTGAGGAGCTGGTAGACAAATATGAGCCTGATTCGAACA TTACACCCAACGCACCGTGCTGCCTCACAGTCAGCCACAACTCAAGTCAACGCCACTTCACCTGGGAAAGTACCTATAAGGAAATTGTCGCCTTTTTTGACAAAACCCTCCAGTATCAGCTCCAATACTACAAAAGAGGAGACGATCCTAAC gtgCAATCGCATATAATCCACACCACTGTCATAAATTACTCTGTGGATGATGAGGTATTTGCACCAGACACGAAGTACGCTGCCAGAGTACGCACCGGTCCAGATCAGGTTAATTACCATGGACAGTGGAGTGACTGGTCTTCTGAGGTTCACTGGGAGACGGAGTCAGCTGTGAATG ATCCAGATCGAAACACATTTGTTTCTGGACTGGCTAAGGTGCTCATCTCCGTATGTGTGTCCGTGCCAATTGCCTTACTTGTCTGCTACGCTCCAGTTAAAAA GTGGAGGCAGAGCGCCTTCATCCCAACCCCAGCACCCTATTTCCACACCCTGTACAGTGACTGCCAGGGAGACTTCAAG AGCTGGGTGGTTCCGCAAGAGAACACGGCAGACATGCTGAAGGCAGAGGAAATGCTCCAAATTGACACGCTGACCAAGTGTGCCGTCGTCGAGGAAGAGGGTCAGCCCCAGTGTCGCCACCACTTCATGGCGGGCAGATCATACAGCAACATAACCGACCCAGGCTGTGATGATTCCCTCCTGGGCATCCCGTACGCCGTGTGCACCATGGCTCCGCTGTCATCTCCACGGAGCTCACTCCAGAGTCTGACCCTCAGCTCGCAGCCAGGGAGCCCTGATGAAGGAGACTCCGGGTGCTGGCTGGAGAGGGACCCTCCCTGGTACTGCAACGAGTACTGCACCCTGAGCGGCTTCCAGCAGTGTCCAGTCCCAGCAGAGCATCATGGGAACCAGTCAACAAAACCCTGCCCAACAGGGATCATCAGAGTGGATGCCATCACTGAAGCATAA
- the ube2ib gene encoding SUMO-conjugating enzyme UBC9-A yields the protein MSGIALSRLAQERKAWRKDHPFGFVAVPTKNPDGTMNLMNWECAIPGKKGTPWEGGLFKLRMLFKDDYPSSPPKCKFEPPLFHPNVYPSGTVCLSILEEDKDWRPAITIKQILLGIQELLNEPNIQDPAQAEAYTIYCQNRVEYEKRVRAQAKKFSPS from the exons ATGTCAGGCATTGCATTGAGCCGGCTTGCCCAGGAGCGCAAGGCATGGCGTAAGGACCATCCTTTT GGATTTGTTGCTGTACCAACAAAAAATCCAGATGGAACCATGAATCTCATGAATTGGGAATGTGCTATTCCTGGCAAGAAAGGG ACTCCGTGGGAAGGAGGCCTGTTCAAACTGCGCATGTTGTTCAAGGATGACTATCCTTCTTCGCCTCCAAAAT GTAAATTTGAGCCTCCGCTCTTTCACCCAAATGTGTATCCATCAGGCACAGTATGCCTATCTATTCTAGAGGAGGACAAGGACTGGAGACCAGCCATCACAATAAAGCAG ATCTTATTAGGTATCCAGGAACTCCTAAATGAACCAAATATCCAGGATCCAGCCCAAGCAGAGGCTTACACAATCTACTG CCAAAACAGAGTAGAATATGAAAAAAGAGTTCGAGCACAAGCCAAAAAATTCTCCCCCTCGTAA